From a region of the Pecten maximus chromosome 18, xPecMax1.1, whole genome shotgun sequence genome:
- the LOC117316873 gene encoding uncharacterized protein LOC117316873 produces MKIILYLFYWNPPLVYQMIYVAMLAYLPGTGATVIRNVSMMVERHVDLETLRRSVRLHVSGPRRNSVTRFEVLKALLDIGVPGTDILSVFRCEAPNTWFSTVTGQDMVDIIVSNGMIRKEQFALHPEPCDQRRLTIRVQWLPTWIDDNCIANYFETYGKVINFSRETSEVAGVTLETGTREITLLIREGDQDDIPHKARMFGKTALIMVPGRPPICLRCHQVGHVRSQCPGRPVQAASYASKVAQSGPAPQPSSENSVTASPSAGGSGEPVSPSQGENGEPVTVSPSAGGSGVPELAQPQKRQVDDDGFQIAKKGKHHSHSPIVMEDGNLAPGQRTPDDQDANEESMDEDEGSRIFRKRVYRGNLVLPTAKMEVHSKELGILTVHCYHNQNCL; encoded by the exons ATGAAAATCATACTGTACCTCTTTTATTGGAACCCGCCTTTAGTATATCAGATGATATATGTGGCAATGCTAGcatacttacctggtacaggGGCTACCGTGATCAGGAACGTATCCATGATGGTTGAGCGCCATGTTGACCTTGAAACTTTAAGAAGATCCGTTCGTTTGCACGTCTCTGGTCCTAGACGGAACTCTGTGACCCGTTTTGAAGTGTTGAAGGCGTTACTTGACATTGGAGTTCCGGGAACGGACATATTATCGGTTTTTCGCTGTGAGGCCCCGAACACATGGTTCTCAACGGTAACTGGACAGGACATGGTTGATATTATAGTTTCGAATGGTATGATCCGTAAGGAACAGTTTGCCCTCCATCCAGAGCCGTGTGACCAGCGTCGCCTGACTATCAGGGTTCAGTGGCTGCCTACGTGGATTGACGATAACTGTATTGCGAACTATTTCGAGACCTATGGGAAAGTTATCAACTTTTCCCGGGAGACCAGTGAAGTCGCGGGTGTTACACTGGAGACCGGTACTCGTGAAATTACGCTTTTGATTCGCGAGGGTGATCAGGACGATATTCCTCATAAGGCTAGGATGTTTGGGAAGACAGCCTTGATTATGGTCCCCGGTCGTCCGCCCATCTGTTTGAGGTGTCACCAGGTGGGACATGTGAGATCGCAGTGTCCTGGGAGGCCAGTGCAGGCTGCGTCTTACGCCTCTAAGGTTGCGCAGTCTGGGCCAGCTCCACAGCCATCTTCAGAGAACTCAGTGACCGCGAGCCCCTCGGCCGGAGGGAGCGGTGAGCCCGTGAGCCCCTCACAGGGAGAGAACGGCGAGCCCGTGACCGTGAGCCCCTCGGCCGGAGGGAGCGGTGTGCCTGAGTTAGCTCAGCCCCAGAAACGTCAGGTCGATGATGATGGATTCCAGATAGCGAAAAAGGGAAAGCACCATAGCCACTCCCCTATCGTTATGGAGGATGGGAACTTAGCCCCCGGACAACGTACCCCCGACGACCAAGATGCCAATGAAGAATCGATGGATGAAGACGAGGGTTCAAG GATTTTCCGAAAGCGCGTTTACagaggaaatttagttttgcctacagcgaaaatgGAAGTCCACAgtaaag aattgggcattcttactgtacactgctaccacaATCAAAATTGTCTCTGA